In Erigeron canadensis isolate Cc75 chromosome 8, C_canadensis_v1, whole genome shotgun sequence, the DNA window aaggtgttagaagctccaaaacctccttggaatctgcaaagtcgaCCTAGGATTGATTATGGGCAGTTAAGGCTACTGAATTGGCTCTctattagggttttgagggttagttcgacttataTAGTTCGACTTACTGAATTGGCTCTCTTttagggttagttcgacttataAGGCTACTGGTTTGGGCTGCCCAGCGGCGCTAGATGGGCTCCCAGCGGTGCTGGCAGCTGCTGCTATTGTTGGCACTTCTTCGTTCGGCTCCCGAATCacctccttgtgtcttgtaacttcataggccttCATCTTGAGTTACTTGATGACATTCATCCTCTTTTGCATCTTCCGTGAACATGCGTAAACATACGACTCATTAAGTAccgatagttccggaatatcATCTCATTTAAGACATAGAAATGAGGCCTTTcgataggggtttttatcacaaaatggacgctcatcaacgGACCAAGTTATTTATACATCCAAAATCTATAGAATTTTAGCGTTATACATTGATACTAATAATTTCTTGGGGTAAGCTTTAGCCCTTCCACATCCAATGTGGCTTCGCCACTATGATAAAATATCTTATGCGCATGTTGGATATGAGATACATTTGAGAGGTTTATGTGTGTTAATTATGCATGATTATGTAGATATGCATGTGATAAGTGGACTGTTATGTGATTGTTGGTGGCTTATACATTTAGACACTAAACTTTACTAAGTTGTCAAATCATGAAGTACTTTAATGAGCCTGATGTTGAAGTGTGAAATCATTGTATATTAAAGGGTGAATTTGTAAGATGTATGTCGGGCTACAAAACTTTCGGGCAAAGTCGCCCTCCGAAACGATGTTCAAGGTGACAAAGGGGCAGCGTCAGGTAGACAACGCCCCACTTGCCAAAATGCCAATGCTGAAAAAGTTAAAGGTTgtcagaaaagataaaaaaaagtgatcgtttttaataaaaaaatgatatttggGCTCAGAATATGGGGGTTGGGAATTTCGAAAGTCAGAGACGCCATGGCTGCCAACCCGAAggtttaccccgccaagataTGCCCTggatcatccgagtcccatttttacgaacattttgtatcatcatcgccgATTCGTAACACTGATAAAActgttcaacgatatcatcatTGGCTAAATCTACTTTTACTGACTAACTATTGCTTCAATGGAATAAAATACAGTAACACTACCAAGGAAAAATCCGACAACTCTACCGCCTTAGTTAATactaccaagctaatcacaaacatgcaattaacgacaatgtaaaaaaataaatatacatatataagcatAAGCAGCAACAACAgttatgggaaaaaaaaaaggctcgCTGGAAAACCGTATAAACCGGAAATCTCAAAAAGGAGTCACCGGCAAACCGAAGCAACACCaccagaaaccccaaaaaggggtcACCAAATTACATGCAGCCACGATTAAACCTGGAACCCCCAAAAAAGAGGTAATCGGAAAACCGATTAAACTAAGAACCCTAAAAAAGGGGTCGCTGGAAAATCGATTCAAAGTAGCCAAAGAGCCAATAATGTGTCAACTACACCTTCGCCAAAGTTAAACAATATTGTGGTCGTAAAAAAGTGAACGTTTCCAACCGGCAACCACCAGAAACCCCTAAAATGGGGTTTCCGATCTCACCGGAATAAGGGTGTTGTACGTTAGGAGCATCGAAAAGTTTTTCCGGCATGGATTCCGACAATAGAATGCAAGAAAACCATATGATTAGCCTCAAAACCgaaatccccccccccccccccccaccccaccactaaaaaaataataataatagtaaaacaATTTAGGTTTCCGGTGATGAAATAGTTTTggcacaagaaaaaaaaagggtcacAAGGCACGTTCCCAACGTTTAAAAGGATCGACCGAATGTGGCCAGTATATATAGTCGATCCAActtgccaaaactagccgatgcaAAAAACTTGACAAAGAGCCGAAGTTAGTCAAACCAACTTGCCGATAAAATAAgtcgactacacccttgccctaATAAATTCAAATGATATTGTGATATATGACAagaatttctttttaaaaggtCTATAGCGTATACATGGCTTAAATTTGTACTCTTCACCAATACACAAATTGGAGACGGACATGAATATgcaaatattacaaaatatgcactcaaacacacactcacacactATCCCATATCGTACTACTTTGCTTCTCTGTCACaatttctctttctctctctcactcTCAATTTCACACACAGACAAACGACACCGAAACCAACTTCCAAAGTGCTCTTCCCACTGCCTCTGCTGCTGCTTTAcacagataataataataataaatattttttcaacTACTTTTTTCCTCCCACAAAAACccaaaatttttgttttacaaAATCTTAACATAATATTATTCGTAAATTTGTCTAGCAGCAAAAATACAATGCATGGGCAATGTACTTACTTCAATGCTCGCCGTACAACTTCTATCCCTGCTATTTCATCTTGAAACCCTACAACAAAGGTAAACAAATTTATACAGATTTCCCTTTTAATGTTTTCTTCAATTTCATCTCATATCAATTCGCATTCATGTCTGTGTTTGTTTGTCGGTGTATACAGTAGCAGATTACAATATATACACACTCACGCGCACACACatgttatatgttatatatatatataaatgtatatacgATATGTATGAATTTTTTTGGTCTAATAATTGTAAAGGTCAACTTCAAGTGAATCTGatgaattttgtattttttgaattattatttatttaattgttaattaattttttaattgttgatctatttgattatttttagaGACTTTCCTCACTTTCTTGTGATAGAAGACTTTTAGTCAacattatatagatatacatgttgtatctatattttttacTATTTGTTTATCATTAAGTAAAAACTTTAACTTTTTTCAGACAAAGAATCTCAAATGAGATCTTGTTATGACTAAATTACTTTTCATTATTTAACTTTTACAGTTTAATACTTATTAGTTATATTGTTTTACCAGATTCTGTTGTTGTGGATCCATTTCAAATAGTTGAAACCAAGGGAACTGTCCATTTAGTATAGAATCTGTAAAAAGCAGTGAAATTACGACATTGGGTCGATTTGCGATGTATTGTGTCGATTTGATAAAGATAACAAGCTAAGAAATCGAGTGATTCGGGAGAGTTAATTTAGAGGGTGAAGAATGGCAGCGGCGTGGGATCATTTTGGAGATATTGCAAACGTCGCACAGCTAACAGGGCTAGACGCGGTGAAGCTTATCGGGTTGATTGTTAAGGCTGCTAGTACGGCCCGTATGCATAAGAAGAATTGCAAGGAATTTGCATTGCATTTGAAGTTGATTGGAAATCTTTTACAGACACTTAGGATTAGCGAGCTGAAAAAGTATCCGGAAACACGTGAACCTTTAGAACAGCTTGAGGAAGCATTGAGAAGGTCTTACATTTTGGTCAATAGTTGTCAAGATCGGAGTTACTTGTACTTACTTGCTATGGGATGGAACATTGTTTACCAGTTCAGGAGGGCACAAAATGAGATTGATCGTTACTTGAAGATTATTCCACTCATCAGTCTTGTGGACAATGCTCGAGTCCGGGTACAAATTTGATCTTCCTCTACACTCTACTGTACTTCCGTATTTAGATTTTATTGGTTTAAATTATTGTCAACAAGCCCTTTGTCGTAGTGGTGTTTGGGTGTCTCATCAACCAAAAGGCTGTGGGTTCACAAATGAGACAAATGTGTGTTAGTTGTTGTATGTGTCTCTTTGTCActcaaaaagaaatataaaatggTTGGCATAATTTCATTTTTCACTGCAGTGATAATATTAAGATTTTATAGAACTctattaataatattgtttaGTTGTTAGTTTATTTAGGGAAAATTGTATAACAACCAattttggtccaatttttgttgATGCATTACCAACTATCTTGTACTTGAACAAAACCATCGAAGTTGCATAGTTTTTGAATCATGGTAATTACCTGAGAAGATAACTAGTTTTCGATGCCACCTAAAAAAAGTCAACTAGGTCAAAAGTTAGCGTTTGTGAACGTTGGTTTTTGAACTTCATAGTTATGACTGCTATGCGATTCAAATTACCTTATATTAAAGTTTTGGAACGTTGGTTACCTTATTATGCAATTAGCCTATCGGCTTTCTATATAAATTATCTTCGTAAAATTCAGTCTGATAAGTCATTGTGAAGTTCATATCCTGTTAATTACTTTATTCTGTATATTTATGATGAAAATATTCTGTTAAGCAGGAAAGATTGGAATATATTGAGAGGGACCAGCGTGAATACACATTGGATGATGAAGACAGGAAAGTGCAAACTGTTATCATGAACCCTAACCCTTCACATACTGATACTGTTGTTTTGAAGAAATCTCTTTCGTGTAGCTACCCAAACTTACCTTTCAAGGAGGTTATCCAAAAGGAAAATGAAAAACTTCATTTGGAACTTCAACGATCACAATCTAATTTAGATGTAGGGGAATGTGAAGTAATTCAACATCTGATTGAGGTTACCCAAGTTGTTGCTTCAAAATCTCAACATGAACAAGATTCATCAAAGAAGGCTTCCAAGAAGACCGAGTCTCACTATACAGATGACAGCACCAATGAAGAAGTTCAATATGAGAAGGAACACTCAACTTCAAGGTCAGTATCTCCCATTACACGTTTACTTTGAATTTAGTTTGCAAGACACAACACCAATTATTAGTAGGAAATCTTATAGTGTATGCATGGCTGTGCAGAAGTACTGCTATGGTTTTGTATGAAGAACAAGATTTACCCTCAACTAAAACATCTTATGGACATGGAGAATGGCATTCAGATCTTCTTGGTTGCTGTTCAGAACCTAAGATGTGTATGTGCTGCAATAAACTTTCTGCAATCCAATTCGTTTACTCTGCAATAGGTGAACTTTTTTCATCTCTGTAGCAATATCCTCTAAATAGGTTTATTCCTTTTTGTGCAGGCTTAAAGACTTTCTTTTTTCCTTGTGGCACATTTTCAAAGATTGCAACTGTGGCAACAAACAGGCACATGAGTAAGAATTTTTGATGCATTTTAATAATATATCCCTTGCAGTCTTCTTATTTATCTGCTTTACTTTCATCTGTTACGACCTTCTATGCTAACAATATGGGTGTCATCAATGTATGCTGGTCATCGACATTTGAAAGCAACATTTCCAGTCAACTAATAATATCATGAGTTAGAATATATGATGCTAAATTGACGAGACCTTGACACCAAATAGCCAAGGAACATTTTTTTCCACTTCTATTTGATGTTTATGCAAACTGCCTTTTGGATGTAGCTGAATCTCAAGTATGCCCACTAAAGCAAATTTAAAGGCCTCACCGCCTCACCTTTTTTAgtaaacaaaattgttttggaTGCTATGATAGAACTTGGCAGCCTCAACCACTAAGATATGCTTAGCTATCTACTAGAAAGGA includes these proteins:
- the LOC122579656 gene encoding protein MID1-COMPLEMENTING ACTIVITY 1 isoform X2: MAAAWDHFGDIANVAQLTGLDAVKLIGLIVKAASTARMHKKNCKEFALHLKLIGNLLQTLRISELKKYPETREPLEQLEEALRRSYILVNSCQDRSYLYLLAMGWNIVYQFRRAQNEIDRYLKIIPLISLVDNARVRERLEYIERDQREYTLDDEDRKVQTVIMNPNPSHTDTVVLKKSLSCSYPNLPFKEVIQKENEKLHLELQRSQSNLDVGECEVIQHLIEVTQVVASKSQHEQDSSKKASKKTESHYTDDSTNEEVQYEKEHSTSRSTAMVLYEEQDLPSTKTSYGHGEWHSDLLGCCSEPKMCLKTFFFPCGTFSKIATVATNRHMTSGEACNELMAYSLILSCCCYTCCIRRKLRKTFNITGGWCDDFLSHVMCCCCALVQELREVEMRGIHGPEKTKISPPTTQWMES
- the LOC122579656 gene encoding protein MID1-COMPLEMENTING ACTIVITY 1 isoform X1, translating into MAAAWDHFGDIANVAQLTGLDAVKLIGLIVKAASTARMHKKNCKEFALHLKLIGNLLQTLRISELKKYPETREPLEQLEEALRRSYILVNSCQDRSYLYLLAMGWNIVYQFRRAQNEIDRYLKIIPLISLVDNARVRQERLEYIERDQREYTLDDEDRKVQTVIMNPNPSHTDTVVLKKSLSCSYPNLPFKEVIQKENEKLHLELQRSQSNLDVGECEVIQHLIEVTQVVASKSQHEQDSSKKASKKTESHYTDDSTNEEVQYEKEHSTSRSTAMVLYEEQDLPSTKTSYGHGEWHSDLLGCCSEPKMCLKTFFFPCGTFSKIATVATNRHMTSGEACNELMAYSLILSCCCYTCCIRRKLRKTFNITGGWCDDFLSHVMCCCCALVQELREVEMRGIHGPEKTKISPPTTQWMES